The segment ACACCGTCCTGCCCGGCCACCGCCAGCCCACGCCAGCGGCCACCTTCGCCGCCATGGCCGCCTGGTGCGACGCCAACGCTGTTGCGCACGATACCTACGGCGAAGGCGCGCTGATCGAACAGTTCGAGAACAAGATCGCCAGCCTGCTCGGTTTCGAGGCGGCCGTATTCTGCATCACGGGCACGATGACGCAAGTGACGGCCCTGCGCCTGGCCTGCCAGGACCGCGGTTCGCGCCTGGTGGCGCTGCACCCGACTTCGCACATCCTGCGCCACGAGCGGGGCAATCATGAATTGCTCGACCACTTCAAGGGCTTGATACTGGGCGACCCGCACCGTCCGTGGACGGTGGACGACTTGCGCGCCGTGCCCGATGCGCTGGGCGCCGCGCAGGTCGAACTGCCAATGCGCGAGATCGGCGGCCAGTGCCCGTCATGGGATGAATTGAACGACATCAAGCGGCACTGCCGCGAACACAATATCCATCTGCACATGGATGGCGCGCGCCTGTGGGAAGCGCAAGCCGGTTTCGACCAGTCCCTGCCCGCCATCTGCGGCGGCTTTGACTCCGTCTATGTGTCGCTGTACAAGGGCATCGGCGGCCTCGGCGGCGCCGTGCTGGCGGGCAGCCGCCCCTTTGTCGAACGGGCGCGCGAATGGTTCCGCCGCCAGGGCGGCAACATCGTGCACCGCACGCCCTACGTGGTGGCCGCCGCCATGCAGTTCGACGCGCGCATGGCCGCCATGCCGCGCTATTTCGCGCGCACGCAGTGGCTGTACGCGCTGCTGCGCGACTTCCCGGCGATTGCCGTCAATCCCGCCGCCCCGCAAGCCAACATGCTGCACCTGCACTTGCCCGTCTCGCGCGAGCGGGCCATCGCCATCCGCAACCAGGTGGCGCAAGACCACGGCATCTGGCTGTTCGGCCGCGCCAGCCACGCCGCCCTGCCCGGGCACAGCGTGGTGGAGTGGTATGTGGGAGATAACTTGCTGGACCTGCCCGACGACACCGTGCGGCTGGCCTTGACCCTGCTGGACCAGGCCATGCGCATCAAAGCCTGAACAACGTAGGTCGACGTAGGTCGGGGTAGGTCGGCTTAGCGCGCAGCGCGTAAGCCGACAACACCACAGTCGTGACCAAAAAAAGCGCCCGAAGGCGCTTTTTTCATTTCATGGCGGCCGGGTTGGCCGCCACTACCTGCTTAGAACTTGTAGTTGTAAGCGAGACCGATCAACTGCATGCGGGTCTTGAACAGGCCCTTGGTGGTTTCACCGTTGCCGGTGCAGCCAGCCATCACCGGCGAGCAGTCATTCTTGTAGTTGACTTCAGCATCCTTGAAGTCGATGTAGCTGTAGGCCAGGTCGATCGAGGAATTGGCGTTCAGCTTCCAGTTCGCGCCGATCGAGTACTGCATGCGGTCGCTGTCCGGCAGCGCCGGGTGGCGCAGTTCGGCGCTGCGTACTGGCGCCTGGTCGTGGGCGATACCGGCGCGCAGCATCAGGTTTTCGCTGTACTTGTAGTTGGTACCCAGCGAGACGCGGTAGGTGTCTTTCCACTGCTGGCGGATGCGTTCGGCGCCTTCGGCCGTCGGCGGGAACTGGATGTCCAGGTTCTGCAGGCGCGAAGTGCGGGTCCAGGTGACGTCGCCCATCAAGGCCCATTTATCATCCATCTGATGGAAGGCGTTGACCGACAGGGTTTCCGGCGTGCGCAATTCCACCAGCGCTTCCGAATTGACCTTGTTCGACGCCTTGGCGATGAAGGCGTTCACGGCGGGATTGCTCGTCACTTGCGAGAAGTCCCAGATGGTGCTGCCCTTGAGCTTGTGCGAAATCGACGAACGGTAAGCGATACCGAAACGCGTGCCTTCGTTCAGCTGGTACAGATAGCCCAGGTTGAAGCCGAAGCCCCAGTCGTGGCCATCCATCGAGGCGTGACCATCCTTGATCGGGCCTTGCAGCGCGGCGCCGGCAGCTTGCGCCGCGGCCAGGCCCTGGGTCTTGGCGATATTGGCCAGGAAGGCCT is part of the Janthinobacterium sp. 67 genome and harbors:
- a CDS encoding threonine aldolase family protein gives rise to the protein MNELELRQRCHTVLPGHRQPTPAATFAAMAAWCDANAVAHDTYGEGALIEQFENKIASLLGFEAAVFCITGTMTQVTALRLACQDRGSRLVALHPTSHILRHERGNHELLDHFKGLILGDPHRPWTVDDLRAVPDALGAAQVELPMREIGGQCPSWDELNDIKRHCREHNIHLHMDGARLWEAQAGFDQSLPAICGGFDSVYVSLYKGIGGLGGAVLAGSRPFVERAREWFRRQGGNIVHRTPYVVAAAMQFDARMAAMPRYFARTQWLYALLRDFPAIAVNPAAPQANMLHLHLPVSRERAIAIRNQVAQDHGIWLFGRASHAALPGHSVVEWYVGDNLLDLPDDTVRLALTLLDQAMRIKA
- a CDS encoding OmpP1/FadL family transporter; protein product: MKHKYLPLLIVAAFAGISSTAQASGYRFGSQSVSAQGTADASGAEAGDASTIFYNPAGMSRLEGTQFVGGGTLVVPHSTYADSGSKPFFPGNRTPYAATKDYAPDAVFAPALYASKKINDQWTVGAGLFVPYGAKLDYGNDWFGRYAITNIKLEAIALNPSVSFKLDQHHSFGFGVTAEYMKAELGQGVDVPGSVAYLGKFAPGASQAFLANIAKTQGLAAAQAAGAALQGPIKDGHASMDGHDWGFGFNLGYLYQLNEGTRFGIAYRSSISHKLKGSTIWDFSQVTSNPAVNAFIAKASNKVNSEALVELRTPETLSVNAFHQMDDKWALMGDVTWTRTSRLQNLDIQFPPTAEGAERIRQQWKDTYRVSLGTNYKYSENLMLRAGIAHDQAPVRSAELRHPALPDSDRMQYSIGANWKLNANSSIDLAYSYIDFKDAEVNYKNDCSPVMAGCTGNGETTKGLFKTRMQLIGLAYNYKF